Below is a window of Burkholderia multivorans ATCC BAA-247 DNA.
GTTCCACCGCCCGCTGTACCTTGAATCCTCGGAAGCGGCATCGACGCTGAAGGGCGACATCTACGCGGTGGTCGACTATCCGTTCCAGGTGGTGAACGGCAAGCTCAACGATCCTGCGCAGGGCCCGGCGAACTGGTGCGCGGTGCTGATCCTGCATCTGAACACGAAGTATTGCCATGCGTCGTCCGGCGGCAACGGCGCGGTGCTCGACGTGAATATCGGACGCAAGACCGAGCAGAAACTGTCGGACACGTACCGGCTGCAGTTTCGCTATCGCGTCGCGGCCGCGACACCCGATTATTTCCAGGTCGACCTGACTGCCGACAGCGGGCCGATGAGCACGAAGGATTACCGGATCGCGCTGGAAGCCGTGCCGCTCGGCGAGTCGCGTACGTTTTTGCATCTGACGTATTCGTACGGCTTCGGCACGGTCGGCCGGCTCGCGATGAAGACGTACCTGTCGACGATCGGCAGCGACAAGGTCGGCTTCACGACCGTCGCCGATGCGTCGGGCGGCAAGCCGCACTATGTCGGCGGCGTGCGCGGGCTGCTCGAGCGCAACACGATGCGCTACTACCTCGCGATCGACGCGTATCTCGCGACGCTCGACAAGCCGCTCGACCAGCGTCTCGTGCGCTGGTTCGACGCGACCGAGCAGTATCCGCGGCAACTGCACGAGGTCGATCGCAGCGACTATCTGCAGATGAAGGCGCAGGAAGTGCAGCGGCAGCAGACGGCGCGGTAGCGGGCAACCGCGCGCCGCGCCGCGCATGCCCTGCACGCGGGTTCGACGCACGACACGCAGCGCGCGGCGCCGCGAACGGCGCGCGACCGTCAGCGCGGCCGCAGCCGCTCGACCATCTCCTGTATCACGATGTGCCGGATCGCGCGCAGCAGATGCATCTCGCCGCCGAGCGTCGCGGTCAGCTCGGGGCGCGCATCGCGCATCGCATCGTTGTCGCGCGCGACCTCGGCGAGCAGCGCGTCCGCGTGCGCCGGTATCTGCGCGACGAGCGTGTCGAGATGGCGCTGCGCGGTCGCGCGCGTGAGGCCGAGCGCCGCGCCGGCCCGTTCGAGCACGTCGCGCGTGAAATCCGCATAGCGCTGCACGCCCGCGACCGGCCGTGTGAATTCCGTCAGATCGGGCCAGCGGCCGCGCGCACTGTACGCGGCGGTTTCGTAGACGCTGTCGCACAGCAGATCGTAGTGCGGTGCGAGTGTGAGCCCGCTGTCGCCGACGATGAAGCTGAGATTCTTCAGATGCGAATCGCCGTTGCCGACGATCACGCAGAACACGAGCCAGCGAAAGATCCGCAGCCGCACCGGCGCCGGCGCGCGGCACGCGTTCGCGAGTGCGGCCAGCGCGTCGAGCGACCAGCCCGTGTACTTCATCGTCGCGGGCAGGTTCAGCACCTGGCAGCCGTCGATCGCGTGGCGCCGTTCGACGCCCGCGTCGGTGTCGACGCGATCGAAACGACGGATCACGTAGACCGGCGCAGGCACGTAGCGGCGCTCGACGTCGGGCACGTCGAGGCCGACGCGGCGCGCGAGCGTCATCACGAACCATTCGTTGACGACCGAATGCGGATAGTCGTGCGCGTGCGGATGATTGGGCTTCAGGATATGCGTCGAGACGGCCTGCCCGCTCGGCTCGAACAGACGGCCGTCGCGCAGCACGACCGGCAGCTTGTGCTGCGCGCCGGCGAGCGACATCTTCTTCGGCGCGTCGTGCGTGAGCGGCACGGCAGGTAGCGCGCGGATGCGCGCGTCGAGCGCGGCCGCATCGAGCGGGCGCAGCGTCGTGTCGTCGTCCGCCGCGTCGTCGGGCAGGCGCAGCGTGACCGAGCCGGCCGATTCGCGCCCGTAATGCTCGAGCAGTGCGAACGCATCGCCGATGTCGGGCAGCCCCGCGTCGCGCGCAAGCAGCGCACGCACGGCCTCCTCGGGCAGCAGATTGTCGAAGTACCACTGAACGGGACGCGTCGTCGCGCCGTCGCGCAGCATGTCGGCCTGCAGCGGCAGGTGCGGACTCAGTGAGAAGCGCGCCGGATGCGCGAGCCACGACGGCGCGTATTCGAACGCCCACAGGTTGCGGTTTTCGTGCAGCGTGCCGATCGGCTCGGCGCCGATCGCCGCAATCAGCGCGCGTTCAGTCATGCGAGGCCTCGCCGTCGTTCGTGCGCGCGGCGGGCGGCGGCGCTTCGCCGGCCTCGGCGAGCACGCGGTGCGCGATGTCGAGCGCGCGCGACGCGCCGGCGTCGGCGCGCTTGCCCGAGCGTGCGCTGCGCGGCGCGGTGCCGGCCGCGAGCACGAGCCGCGCGGCCGCGAGCACGCGCGCATCCGTCGTGCGTTCGCCCGCACGCCGGTCGGACGCCGGCGCGGCCGCGTCGGCGCGCAGCAGCAGACGCTCGGCCGCGCGCCGCGCGCGGATCTCGGCGCGCTGCGCGGCGCGCGCGGACTGGCGTTCGAGCAGCTCACCGCTGACGTCCGGCAGGTCGACCACGACCTGCACGCCGAGCCCTTGCAGGATCTGGAAGACCTTGCCCCACTGGACGGTGTCCGCGCCGCGCTCGGCCTTCACCATGAACGACTCGCTGACGCCGACGCTGCCGGCCGCGTCGTCCTGGCGCAACTGCTGCGCCTTGCGTGCGGCGCGGATCACGCCGCCGATGTCGGACGCCTGTTCGATCGTGTAACGCATGGAGCACTCCGGTGACGGCCGCGACACGCGCAGCCGTGGCGGACAAAAAACTGTACGAACGAGCAGTATTGCACGTCGACGCCGAAATTCAAGTGAAAACCGTGCGATCGGCAAGTTTTCGACATTCATCGAGGGCTTCGGATGAAAAACCGTGCAATCGAACAGTTTTATCGCCTTGCACGCGCCGAATCCTAAGATGTACAGTTCGGCGCCGATGCATGTCGCGCGAAACTGTACTCTTGTCTGTGTGCCCGATGTGTGTACGCGCGGCCGGCTGTTCTGCTTTTAAGCTTCCATCATCAAGTACACAGTGCCGCCGATCCTGCCGTCCCGGATCCACCGGCATCGATAGACGGAGGTCAGGGTGATGGAAAAGGCAAAACCGGAGTGGTACGCCGCGCTTCGCGGCGGCGCCGCGCACCGCCGCCACGCGCGCGGCGGCGTGGCGGGCATGCGCGCGGCACGGAGCGCGCGATGAAGCTCTACGAAAAGCTCGCGGACGACATCGAGCGCTTGATCCGCCAGGGCGTGTACCGGCACGGCGACCGCATACCGTCGGTGCGTCAGGCAAGCCAGCAGCATCGGATCAGCATCACGACCGTGCTGCATGCGTACCTGCTGCTCGAAAGCCGCGGCTTGCTCGAAAGTCGGCCGCAGTCGGGCTACTTCGTGAACCTGCGCCGCGACGACGCGCATGCGCCGGTGCGCGAACTGCGTGCGTCGAAGCCGATCGCGATCTCGTCGTCGGTCGACGTGAGCCGGCTCGTGCTGTCGACGCTGCGCTCGATCGGCACGGACGACGCGGTGCCGCTCGGCTCGCCGTATCCGGACCCGAGCCTGTTTCCGTTCGAGAAGCTGAACCGCTACGCGTATGCGGCCGGGCGCGACAAGTCGCTGTGGGGCGTGACCGACGGGCTGCCGCCCGGCCATCCGCGGCTGATCCGGCAGATCGCGCGGCGCTACCTCGAAAACGGCATGTCGGTCGATCCGAACGAGATCATCGTGACGGTGGGCGCGACGGAGGCGATCAACCTCTGTCTGCAGGCGGTCGCCAAACCGGGCGACACGATCGCGGTGGAGTCGCCGACGTTCTA
It encodes the following:
- a CDS encoding HipA domain-containing protein, whose translation is MTERALIAAIGAEPIGTLHENRNLWAFEYAPSWLAHPARFSLSPHLPLQADMLRDGATTRPVQWYFDNLLPEEAVRALLARDAGLPDIGDAFALLEHYGRESAGSVTLRLPDDAADDDTTLRPLDAAALDARIRALPAVPLTHDAPKKMSLAGAQHKLPVVLRDGRLFEPSGQAVSTHILKPNHPHAHDYPHSVVNEWFVMTLARRVGLDVPDVERRYVPAPVYVIRRFDRVDTDAGVERRHAIDGCQVLNLPATMKYTGWSLDALAALANACRAPAPVRLRIFRWLVFCVIVGNGDSHLKNLSFIVGDSGLTLAPHYDLLCDSVYETAAYSARGRWPDLTEFTRPVAGVQRYADFTRDVLERAGAALGLTRATAQRHLDTLVAQIPAHADALLAEVARDNDAMRDARPELTATLGGEMHLLRAIRHIVIQEMVERLRPR
- a CDS encoding helix-turn-helix domain-containing protein, producing MRYTIEQASDIGGVIRAARKAQQLRQDDAAGSVGVSESFMVKAERGADTVQWGKVFQILQGLGVQVVVDLPDVSGELLERQSARAAQRAEIRARRAAERLLLRADAAAPASDRRAGERTTDARVLAAARLVLAAGTAPRSARSGKRADAGASRALDIAHRVLAEAGEAPPPAARTNDGEASHD